One Streptomyces drozdowiczii DNA segment encodes these proteins:
- a CDS encoding EcsC family protein: protein MDMDKTSENAESRFSALLAAAAKLPGVRIDRDAYLRTALRRHCSEEDIRRATEETPAAAGIPLDVLDRVANESIRYETAKVSAISAATGLPGLLAMPATVPADLAQYVGHMLRIAQKLAYLYSWPDLFSGEDDLDDATRSVLTLFFGVMFGTQSANAAVGKVAEALSKEVAKKLPQKALTKGVVYPVVKKVAAHLGVKMTKQTFAKSVSKAVPVVGAAVSGTFTLATFLPMSKRLKKHLSGLEIAEPTGQVIVGEVVRDADEVNVPKQGRDWRLVRRRKEVEE from the coding sequence ATGGACATGGACAAAACGAGCGAGAACGCGGAGTCACGGTTCTCGGCTCTCCTCGCCGCTGCGGCGAAGCTTCCGGGCGTACGGATCGACCGGGACGCGTACCTCCGGACGGCCCTGCGCCGTCACTGCTCGGAGGAGGACATACGCAGGGCGACGGAGGAGACTCCGGCGGCGGCGGGGATACCCCTCGATGTCCTGGACCGCGTGGCGAACGAGTCGATCCGCTACGAGACCGCCAAGGTGAGCGCGATATCCGCAGCCACCGGTCTTCCCGGCCTCCTCGCCATGCCCGCCACCGTGCCGGCCGACCTCGCCCAGTACGTCGGTCACATGCTCCGCATCGCGCAGAAGCTCGCCTATCTCTACAGCTGGCCCGACCTGTTCTCCGGCGAGGACGATCTCGACGACGCGACCAGGAGCGTGCTCACGCTCTTCTTCGGGGTGATGTTCGGGACCCAGTCCGCGAACGCCGCCGTGGGGAAGGTGGCGGAGGCGCTGTCCAAGGAGGTCGCCAAGAAGCTGCCGCAGAAGGCGCTGACGAAGGGTGTCGTCTACCCGGTGGTGAAGAAGGTCGCCGCGCACCTCGGCGTCAAGATGACGAAGCAGACGTTCGCCAAGTCGGTCTCGAAGGCAGTTCCCGTCGTCGGCGCGGCAGTGTCCGGCACGTTCACCCTGGCGACCTTCCTCCCCATGTCGAAGCGGCTCAAGAAGCACCTCTCCGGTCTGGAGATAGCCGAGCCGACCGGCCAGGTCATCGTGGGAGAGGTCGTACGGGACGCGGACGAGGTGAACGTCCCCAAGCAGGGCCGGGATTGGCGGCTCGTGCGGCGCCGGAAGGAAGTGGAGGAGTGA
- a CDS encoding helix-turn-helix domain-containing protein, with translation MRTFGAVVHALREHAGLTREAFGALVGYSKHTIASIEQGRRMPEPGFVQSAEPVLGNTGALRKAAPYLTRQAGLANWFVQWARLEATAISLYTYECRVIPGLLQTEAYARAISLDVPPLPDPEELEQRIAARMARQELLSVNRKPPTAFSFIVEQSVLERHTGGDEVTRELLDHLIELIEGNWNVEFQIMPTRRVTHAGTDGPVQLVETPEHRWFAYSEGQQNGRLISDPKEISILQQRYAKLRSQALTPEDSLGLLKRMRGAL, from the coding sequence ATGCGCACCTTCGGCGCGGTTGTCCATGCCTTACGCGAACACGCCGGCCTGACCCGCGAGGCGTTCGGCGCGCTCGTCGGCTACTCGAAGCACACGATCGCCTCCATCGAGCAGGGCCGCCGGATGCCGGAGCCCGGCTTCGTGCAGAGCGCGGAGCCCGTGCTCGGCAACACGGGCGCTCTGCGGAAGGCCGCGCCGTATCTGACCCGGCAAGCCGGGCTGGCGAACTGGTTCGTGCAGTGGGCGCGCCTCGAAGCGACGGCGATCAGTCTCTACACGTACGAATGCCGGGTGATCCCTGGTTTGTTGCAGACCGAGGCGTACGCGCGTGCCATCTCGCTCGACGTGCCGCCCCTGCCGGACCCGGAAGAGCTGGAACAGCGCATCGCGGCGCGGATGGCCCGGCAGGAACTGCTGTCCGTCAACCGAAAGCCTCCGACCGCGTTCAGCTTCATCGTGGAGCAGTCGGTCCTGGAGCGGCACACAGGCGGGGACGAGGTGACCCGTGAACTCCTCGACCACCTCATCGAGTTGATCGAGGGCAACTGGAACGTGGAGTTTCAGATCATGCCCACGCGACGGGTAACGCACGCGGGGACCGATGGACCCGTGCAACTGGTCGAGACACCGGAGCATCGCTGGTTCGCGTACTCGGAAGGACAGCAGAACGGGCGGCTGATCTCCGATCCGAAAGAGATCAGCATCCTTCAGCAGCGCTATGCCAAACTTCGCTCACAGGCCCTAACTCCCGAGGACTCCTTGGGCCTGCTGAAGCGAATGCGAGGAGCGCTATGA
- a CDS encoding DUF397 domain-containing protein: MSTSGLTWFKSSYSGSQGDSCVEVAMDWHKSTYSGSEGDSCVEVATCPTAVHVRDSKDQFSPELALSPTAWGEFVAYAVQG; encoded by the coding sequence ATGAGCACGTCCGGCCTGACCTGGTTCAAGAGCAGTTACAGCGGCTCCCAGGGGGACAGCTGCGTCGAGGTGGCAATGGACTGGCACAAGTCGACCTACAGCGGCTCAGAGGGGGACAGCTGCGTCGAGGTCGCTACCTGCCCCACAGCCGTCCACGTCCGGGACTCGAAGGACCAGTTCAGCCCCGAACTCGCCCTCTCGCCCACCGCCTGGGGCGAGTTCGTCGCGTACGCCGTCCAGGGCTGA